From a region of the Streptococcus ruminantium genome:
- a CDS encoding Imm70 family immunity protein produces MVCAITLLDQLGSLIHFFSTVFIRLENSKWGSRYPILMNELYYGRVSVYNLKDCLLELQNIRIEFSKLSSYDNVWDFENLEESAPWGNQICSEIKLLSDYFITLNGSNLLDVMIRVFEHAISVEKPFEISTI; encoded by the coding sequence TTGGTCTGCGCTATTACACTGTTGGATCAGTTGGGTTCTTTAATTCATTTTTTTTCAACTGTATTTATACGCCTTGAAAATTCAAAATGGGGTAGTCGATATCCAATCCTTATGAATGAATTGTATTATGGTAGAGTTTCAGTGTATAATTTAAAGGATTGTCTGCTTGAACTGCAGAATATTCGAATAGAGTTTAGCAAGTTGTCGTCTTATGACAATGTTTGGGATTTTGAGAACTTAGAAGAATCTGCTCCTTGGGGAAATCAAATTTGCTCGGAAATTAAACTACTATCGGATTATTTCATCACTTTAAATGGTAGTAATTTACTGGATGTGATGATTAGGGTGTTTGAACATGCAATTTCAGTGGAAAAACCTTTTGAAATAAGTACCATTTAG
- a CDS encoding response regulator transcription factor — protein MKILLIDDHSLFAESLALAIHQYQSDIHIDIVTNEDDFKKLFSTLTEYRVILLDINLDNKFSSDGFEIAQDILEKYSDCKIALLTGFDLPVYEYQAQRIGVKGFVPKNISSKKLIQIIKDISCEKDYFPNQNYFIDGLTEREKEILMHLGNGEKRKDIAKSLYISDRTLTNHIQNILEKLEVDSTLKAVIKAQKLGYIK, from the coding sequence TTGAAAATTTTATTAATAGATGACCATAGCCTGTTTGCAGAGAGTTTAGCCTTAGCTATACATCAGTATCAGTCAGACATTCACATTGATATTGTGACTAATGAGGATGATTTTAAAAAATTGTTTTCAACTTTGACAGAATATCGAGTGATATTGTTAGACATTAACTTAGACAATAAATTTAGTTCAGATGGTTTTGAAATAGCTCAAGATATTTTAGAGAAATACAGCGACTGTAAGATTGCACTATTAACAGGCTTTGATTTACCTGTATATGAATATCAAGCTCAACGAATTGGGGTAAAAGGATTTGTTCCTAAAAATATAAGTTCTAAAAAATTAATTCAAATTATTAAAGATATCTCCTGCGAGAAAGACTATTTTCCCAATCAGAATTATTTTATAGATGGACTAACAGAACGTGAAAAAGAGATTCTTATGCACTTAGGCAATGGTGAAAAACGAAAAGATATTGCGAAATCTCTTTATATTTCTGATAGGACTTTAACAAACCATATCCAAAATATATTAGAAAAACTTGAAGTGGATTCAACTTTAAAGGCGGTTATAAAGGCTCAAAAGTTAGGATATATCAAATAA
- a CDS encoding ATP-binding protein — MRRNLLSTAYYALFITGFIYLSFKGFLDNIETSLLLLVLNVLLLLDFILHRTISIRSKISKFIVWLVRFGQCHSILFVIGGTAVPIWLQYLTGIIIYSSLISISLSLFFQKLQTSFYLFMMIVGLLSGTSLFFPELTSLAFSLYLVVTFVMALLIVFLRSKQTFYRNDSNRFYWLMVLISYLIICFTSIGFIFFQSSVLFSGLWLFYFLALIAGLVLILFYHNDAVFRQKEQLLTIIFLVLFYIVLFILILNRRSLVVLEIVTIIVYTQYFLQLLGESYRLITGSTYSDYVGISSVLKEEALNQEFANFLHDNILQDINALIQLSRLDNPSIAVKTIEERLEYLNIFVRERMNQYSPQLLKGLSLYDNYRMVLKSFEKRYPETAISLAFYSAKDLVIYPPYDFLIYRWLRELVNNSYKYSRGQTITVTLVRDGRELSLSVIDDGCYQKLKPFKHGHGLSVLEEQVKAVGGAITFQQADSNGLQVDIKLMMEGEKAIENFINR; from the coding sequence ATGAGAAGAAATTTGTTAAGTACAGCGTATTATGCTTTGTTTATTACAGGATTTATTTATTTGTCCTTTAAAGGATTTCTAGATAACATCGAAACTAGCTTGCTTTTGCTTGTTTTAAATGTATTATTACTATTGGATTTTATTTTGCATAGAACAATTTCTATTAGGTCTAAAATTAGCAAATTTATTGTATGGTTAGTTAGATTTGGTCAGTGTCACTCTATTTTATTTGTCATAGGGGGGACTGCAGTTCCTATTTGGTTACAATATTTAACTGGCATCATAATCTATTCTTCATTAATATCCATATCTCTTAGCTTGTTTTTTCAAAAGTTACAGACTTCATTTTATCTGTTCATGATGATAGTAGGACTTTTATCTGGTACAAGCTTATTTTTTCCAGAATTGACTAGTCTTGCCTTTTCGCTTTATTTGGTTGTCACTTTCGTGATGGCTCTCTTAATTGTTTTTCTAAGGAGCAAGCAAACGTTTTATAGAAATGATTCCAATAGATTTTATTGGTTAATGGTGTTAATCTCTTATCTCATAATTTGTTTCACTTCTATCGGTTTCATTTTTTTTCAATCATCAGTTTTATTTTCTGGTTTATGGCTATTTTATTTTTTAGCTCTAATTGCAGGATTAGTACTCATCTTGTTTTATCATAATGACGCAGTATTTAGGCAAAAAGAACAATTGCTAACGATTATCTTTCTAGTTTTATTTTATATTGTTCTGTTTATTCTAATTTTAAATAGAAGGAGTTTAGTTGTTCTTGAAATTGTAACAATTATTGTATATACTCAGTACTTCTTACAGTTACTTGGAGAAAGTTACAGACTAATAACTGGAAGTACGTATTCTGATTATGTAGGGATTAGTTCAGTTTTGAAAGAGGAAGCTTTGAATCAAGAGTTTGCGAATTTCTTGCATGATAATATTCTTCAGGATATAAACGCTTTGATTCAGTTATCTCGATTGGATAATCCAAGTATCGCTGTCAAAACGATAGAAGAAAGATTAGAGTATCTCAATATTTTTGTCCGTGAGCGAATGAATCAGTATAGTCCTCAGTTACTCAAAGGGTTATCATTATATGACAATTATCGTATGGTGCTAAAATCGTTTGAAAAACGTTATCCTGAAACGGCTATTTCTCTAGCATTTTATTCAGCAAAAGATTTAGTAATCTACCCTCCTTATGATTTTCTAATTTACAGATGGCTAAGAGAGCTCGTTAATAACTCCTATAAATACTCCAGAGGCCAAACGATTACTGTTACATTGGTTAGAGATGGACGGGAGCTCTCTTTGTCGGTCATTGATGATGGTTGTTATCAAAAGCTAAAGCCTTTTAAACACGGACACGGGTTGTCAGTTTTGGAAGAACAAGTAAAGGCAGTAGGAGGAGCTATTACCTTTCAACAAGCTGATTCTAATGGATTGCAAGTTGATATCAAACTGATGATGGAAGGAGAGAAAGCGATTGAAAATTTTATTAATAGATGA
- a CDS encoding ABC transporter permease encodes MWKLEFLKYKRTYLAPVFIGIGIFLVIFQSYAGYTIKEIPAKVLFVTGLDLYSNLLLPVMIPVFLIISIYREVENTAFQNLTIKGISSQQIQFSILKFYWIVIPLIFLCHFFIPLVFVALRGESVLNVVIDNSLFLILSILSIVALVNISLLIHQFSGTYVLPILVAVVGVVLGRLPLGQIIWIANPYSYLSYVADFKSFTAIHYLAIFLIISLSFIGIILLRKKNRFE; translated from the coding sequence ATGTGGAAATTAGAATTTTTAAAGTATAAGAGAACTTATTTAGCTCCTGTATTTATAGGGATAGGTATCTTTTTAGTCATTTTTCAAAGCTACGCAGGATATACAATCAAAGAGATTCCTGCAAAGGTTTTATTTGTGACAGGTCTAGACTTATACAGTAATCTTTTACTACCAGTGATGATTCCTGTATTCCTAATCATTTCTATTTACCGTGAAGTAGAGAATACTGCTTTTCAAAACTTAACAATAAAAGGAATCTCTAGCCAACAGATACAGTTCTCCATATTGAAATTTTATTGGATAGTAATACCACTCATATTTCTTTGTCACTTTTTTATTCCACTAGTATTTGTTGCCTTGAGAGGAGAGAGTGTCCTCAACGTGGTTATTGATAATAGTTTATTTTTGATCCTATCAATTTTAAGCATCGTTGCACTTGTCAATATTAGTCTGCTGATACATCAGTTCAGTGGGACTTATGTATTACCAATTTTAGTAGCTGTTGTAGGAGTCGTCCTCGGACGTCTCCCTTTAGGACAAATCATATGGATTGCTAACCCGTACTCTTATTTAAGTTATGTGGCTGATTTTAAATCATTTACTGCAATCCACTATTTAGCTATTTTCCTAATCATTTCTTTGTCTTTTATTGGTATAATACTACTTAGGAAAAAGAATAGATTTGAGTAA
- a CDS encoding ABC-2 family transporter permease, which produces MVTLIKNEIRRFAGTPTALLLLGITFCLQLLGTVFIFKSLDVRVGEIAQTPFQKAMLIFLGFSGLVSLVVNGIINYFVTSTEHNNHTWELLLLGIGKKNKILFSKYFTVTLSLISYQLLSTIFFVIVTQTNLSLVIDWSRVFLVLSSTIFFSLLTMTLQFCTHLLIKNSISALSSVIILILLQTLFASNPIFVYVFPINGISYLITSSALNPMIILLITLGNIIWSGAVLLVTTKKFHL; this is translated from the coding sequence ATGGTCACGCTGATAAAAAATGAAATAAGGAGGTTTGCGGGAACTCCCACAGCTTTGTTATTGCTTGGCATTACTTTTTGTTTGCAATTACTAGGAACAGTTTTTATCTTCAAATCATTAGATGTGCGAGTTGGGGAAATAGCGCAAACACCTTTTCAGAAGGCTATGCTGATCTTTTTGGGTTTTTCTGGATTAGTGAGTTTAGTGGTAAATGGGATTATTAACTATTTTGTTACTTCAACTGAGCACAATAACCATACTTGGGAATTACTCCTTTTAGGGATAGGCAAGAAAAATAAAATTCTCTTTTCAAAGTATTTCACAGTTACTCTGTCTTTAATTTCTTATCAGTTACTGTCAACTATTTTCTTTGTTATTGTTACACAGACCAACTTATCGTTAGTAATTGATTGGTCTAGGGTATTCTTAGTTTTATCGTCCACTATATTTTTCAGCTTACTCACGATGACACTTCAGTTTTGTACCCATCTGTTAATAAAAAACAGTATATCTGCCCTAAGCAGTGTTATTATTCTTATTTTGTTGCAAACTCTTTTTGCTTCTAATCCGATTTTTGTTTATGTGTTTCCAATAAATGGCATTTCTTATTTGATAACTTCTAGTGCTCTTAATCCAATGATAATTTTACTAATCACTCTAGGGAATATTATATGGAGTGGTGCTGTTCTTTTAGTCACTACTAAAAAATTTCATCTTTAG
- a CDS encoding ABC transporter ATP-binding protein — translation MDIHLNHISKKYGDRIILKDVTIRIPSGKIYGFIGANGAGKTTTMKILTGLLPATKGNVYFDGVSLKDLKNQESTFGAFISTPSYYKNLTAYENLAIIQEVLKKPKEEIDRVLNLVGLSEACNRVVSSFSFGMKQRLGLAFAFLNDPDILVLDEPTNGLDPKGIVEIRELLYRLAKEEGKTIFISSHHISEIETIADMVGIIHDGELIFEGPLSELYNKRESSYHLEVANPYVLKNVLKARNISFVRKETHFEIKTSKQDIPVLIKEIVQEGVDILEVSPNKNLERIFLDLTKGDEVYGHADKK, via the coding sequence ATGGATATACATTTAAATCATATAAGTAAGAAATATGGTGATCGAATCATTTTAAAAGATGTTACTATTAGGATTCCTTCAGGGAAAATTTATGGGTTTATTGGGGCTAATGGAGCTGGTAAAACCACAACGATGAAAATCCTTACAGGATTATTACCTGCAACAAAAGGTAACGTATACTTTGATGGGGTAAGTCTTAAAGACTTAAAAAATCAGGAATCAACATTCGGAGCATTTATTAGTACACCAAGTTACTATAAAAACTTAACGGCTTATGAAAACTTAGCTATTATACAAGAAGTTCTCAAAAAACCGAAAGAAGAAATTGATCGAGTTTTAAATTTAGTGGGCTTAAGTGAAGCCTGCAATAGAGTAGTCTCTTCATTCTCGTTTGGTATGAAACAACGCCTTGGTTTAGCATTTGCTTTTCTGAATGATCCAGATATACTGGTACTAGATGAACCTACGAATGGACTAGATCCGAAAGGAATTGTGGAAATCAGAGAACTCTTATACAGACTAGCTAAAGAAGAAGGGAAAACGATTTTTATATCAAGCCACCATATTAGTGAAATTGAAACAATTGCGGATATGGTCGGTATAATACATGATGGCGAACTCATTTTTGAGGGTCCCCTCTCTGAACTTTATAATAAGAGGGAAAGCTCATATCATTTGGAAGTTGCAAATCCATATGTTCTGAAAAATGTTTTGAAAGCCCGAAATATCTCTTTTGTTCGAAAAGAAACTCATTTTGAAATAAAGACTTCCAAGCAAGATATACCAGTTTTAATAAAAGAAATTGTACAAGAAGGAGTTGATATTTTGGAGGTTTCACCAAATAAAAATCTAGAAAGAATCTTCTTAGACTTAACGAAAGGAGATGAAGTGTATGGTCACGCTGATAAAAAATGA
- a CDS encoding cysteine peptidase family C39 domain-containing protein, producing the protein MKKIREKLQTQQNDCGPCCLAMILDYLGRDVELSELYQYKNTAVGWSMGDIKNVAKQFCVDAVVLRVDDMKGMSSIVLPAILFWDFSHFVVLEKYNELEATILDPNYGRKTLNKDTFITFFSGYCMELKPNQSFIKRKLSIINKISRIRNTKIWNFELGKTYSIALASYNIFLLMTPILISKLINNLSTREINIHRVFFLIGVICLTAVLNYILEKLRSQKTIILEEKSTVNIYEKLFSLTESEIVRYHSGDIMSRISLNPQICRFLAVEVPNMIISTMLIFLASLYLILNAGIYASMIILLILLIAIINCIFITDLIKLSKNESYKRSIFRSVASDGILAYNFLIGSGIAHRYLKKIKSSLLDYVQSQIDRGIAEAKSVTFQQTTSTFFSLLISIVSLVIVILSPEKSGEVALISSMAMILYSPMMGIVSSLINAASLYPNIERLIDLVGEEQSPKTFAKLQNGIVDVDELSYRYDNNSAYLFKNLSFSLEDGDTLFITGKSGSGKTSLVKILLGLQSISGAGNEGRITIGGVNSLSQKLDLRRDVCYISHPSILFKGTLKSNLKLFCPNYTVEELMLAIDKLNLSDVFSHVLNIENLFILENGTNFSTGQRQRIGMIRLFLQEYKVIILDEPTSNMDSENAKAIMAAIDGLGATKIIITHDKELIKPGSKLLELGVEENGYTFKSYK; encoded by the coding sequence ATGAAAAAAATAAGAGAAAAGTTACAAACCCAGCAAAATGATTGCGGACCATGTTGCTTAGCAATGATTTTGGATTATTTAGGAAGAGATGTTGAGCTATCAGAACTATATCAATACAAGAATACTGCTGTTGGGTGGAGCATGGGAGATATAAAGAATGTTGCAAAACAATTCTGTGTAGATGCTGTTGTGCTTAGAGTAGATGATATGAAAGGTATGTCATCAATAGTTCTTCCAGCAATACTTTTTTGGGATTTCTCACATTTTGTAGTGTTAGAAAAGTACAATGAGTTAGAGGCAACTATACTTGATCCTAATTATGGTCGAAAAACTCTTAACAAAGATACATTTATAACATTTTTTTCAGGTTATTGTATGGAGCTAAAGCCCAATCAATCTTTTATTAAGCGAAAGTTATCCATAATAAATAAGATATCTAGGATCAGAAATACCAAAATTTGGAATTTTGAGCTTGGTAAAACCTATTCTATTGCTTTGGCGAGTTACAATATATTTTTATTAATGACACCTATTTTAATAAGTAAATTAATTAATAACTTGTCAACAAGAGAAATCAATATACACAGAGTGTTCTTTTTAATTGGTGTAATATGCTTAACAGCTGTCTTGAATTATATTTTAGAAAAATTACGGAGTCAAAAAACTATAATTCTTGAAGAAAAATCAACAGTTAATATCTATGAGAAATTATTTAGTTTAACTGAATCTGAGATAGTTAGATATCATAGTGGCGATATTATGTCACGAATATCGCTTAATCCTCAAATCTGTAGATTTTTGGCAGTTGAAGTGCCCAATATGATTATCTCAACAATGCTTATTTTCTTAGCAAGTCTATATCTAATATTAAATGCTGGAATCTACGCCAGTATGATAATTTTGCTAATTTTACTAATCGCTATCATTAACTGTATATTTATTACTGATTTAATAAAATTATCTAAAAATGAAAGTTATAAACGGTCTATATTTAGAAGTGTTGCCAGTGATGGTATCCTAGCTTATAATTTTTTAATTGGATCAGGGATTGCCCATCGTTATCTAAAGAAGATTAAAAGTAGTTTATTAGACTATGTACAGTCGCAGATTGATAGAGGAATTGCAGAAGCTAAATCGGTTACATTCCAGCAAACTACGTCGACATTCTTTTCTCTTTTAATTTCTATTGTGAGTCTAGTTATAGTTATATTGAGTCCTGAAAAAAGTGGAGAAGTGGCTTTGATTAGTTCTATGGCTATGATATTATATTCTCCCATGATGGGAATTGTAAGTAGTCTTATTAACGCAGCTAGTCTGTATCCAAATATTGAAAGACTTATTGATTTAGTAGGAGAAGAACAATCTCCTAAAACCTTTGCAAAGCTTCAAAATGGCATAGTTGATGTTGATGAGTTATCATATCGATATGATAATAATTCGGCTTATCTTTTCAAAAATCTTTCGTTTTCTCTTGAGGACGGAGACACTCTTTTTATAACTGGAAAATCAGGTAGCGGTAAAACCTCTTTGGTTAAAATCTTACTGGGCTTACAAAGTATTAGCGGAGCAGGTAATGAGGGAAGAATAACTATTGGAGGGGTTAATTCTCTAAGCCAAAAGTTAGATTTAAGAAGAGATGTTTGCTATATATCACATCCGTCAATTCTTTTTAAAGGCACTTTGAAGTCAAATTTGAAATTATTCTGTCCAAACTATACTGTTGAAGAATTAATGTTAGCAATTGATAAACTAAATCTTTCAGATGTGTTCTCTCATGTTTTAAATATTGAAAATTTATTTATATTAGAAAATGGTACTAATTTTTCAACTGGTCAACGTCAAAGAATAGGAATGATAAGATTATTTTTGCAAGAATATAAAGTTATTATTTTAGATGAGCCAACAAGTAATATGGATTCCGAAAACGCTAAAGCCATTATGGCAGCTATTGATGGCCTTGGAGCAACTAAAATTATTATTACACATGATAAAGAATTAATCAAACCTGGATCAAAACTATTAGAATTAGGAGTGGAAGAAAATGGATATACATTTAAATCATATAAGTAA
- a CDS encoding DUF4135 domain-containing protein has product MANNIAEERSFDVVISKVIEEFSFATSKFNGVCSFSDSIFNSFKEEFRKILLPVLVQEINLFRIEKGTNAKYKEDNEFCNSILNDGLYFLDKYPVLKRRLKLLKDNYEQSIECFLANLSQNYNEIIENFDLNKENINVKIVSIVGDNHGSNRNISFQLQSKSFFYKTSGYTLYPILNELNRRVFDSKYFKFPDTFVGNNFMIQEKIDNLSCHDKDQIHLFYRNMGILLAFTYVLNGNDMHNENIIACKEHPYVIDFETLINPVSQLEGKISNSIFSTGLLPMKYRRNFDGIFDCSSIGQENIVVKKIFEEINPFSSEVRLILKEHQFKDIKEFLPVLDDVHVSANKFLGDIESGFIFGYSRLRSYYKILKTVILKYKNVLQCRLVLRNTSIYSALIDRITVPDLLMDELKTRNILTSFLKEIPVINSHEKKYIMIEIDQLVNGEVPLFTFGNFGTISMTDAKNFMSLYDSIDFKLNCMSEADLQYQLNLLRVSLNIDNYNFSQVRNNHLEADVKKLVRESIFSDTPPYALTLQKDPNGNYIYGESNLGLYEGKLGLLLSYDELEEIFDLKVIEQQIINSKDVGLIDGYASLLLYKNLSNSPIKEDDIIPNLDFTEFDIIDGVGGLILQKYLIFLKNPKFVDIAELKKLGEVFLELTKDQEQFKVGFAHGFTGIKVIYKICSLVLPDNSEFANRFKYFESRDNIMLYPGSGWCNGLTGYLVSEYILFKISNDSKYLDKVLSNIDYLMNKLSETEDYSLCHGFLGGLDFFQVLNQDNLLSDEYQKKLKMLEETLIFKSNHNNILKKDISLFTGISGFLYYLKRKKNT; this is encoded by the coding sequence ATGGCAAATAATATAGCAGAGGAAAGAAGTTTTGATGTAGTCATATCGAAGGTTATAGAAGAATTTTCATTCGCCACTTCAAAATTTAATGGAGTGTGCTCCTTTTCTGACAGCATTTTTAATAGTTTTAAAGAGGAGTTCAGAAAAATACTACTTCCTGTATTAGTCCAAGAAATTAATTTATTTAGGATAGAGAAAGGAACCAATGCAAAATATAAAGAAGACAATGAATTTTGTAACAGTATACTTAATGACGGATTATACTTTCTTGATAAATATCCAGTCTTAAAAAGAAGATTAAAGTTATTAAAGGACAATTATGAGCAGAGTATTGAATGTTTTTTAGCAAATTTAAGCCAAAATTATAATGAAATTATAGAAAATTTTGACCTGAATAAGGAAAATATAAATGTTAAAATAGTATCAATAGTGGGAGACAATCATGGTAGTAATAGGAATATAAGCTTTCAACTTCAAAGTAAATCATTTTTTTATAAAACTTCAGGATATACTCTGTATCCAATTTTGAATGAATTAAATCGTAGAGTATTCGACTCCAAGTATTTCAAGTTTCCTGATACATTTGTTGGTAACAATTTTATGATTCAAGAGAAAATTGACAATTTATCTTGTCATGATAAAGATCAAATTCATTTATTTTATAGAAATATGGGAATACTTCTAGCATTTACGTATGTGTTGAATGGAAATGATATGCACAATGAAAATATTATTGCTTGTAAAGAACATCCCTATGTAATCGATTTTGAAACGTTAATAAATCCTGTGTCTCAACTAGAGGGAAAAATTTCAAACAGTATCTTTTCAACTGGGTTATTACCCATGAAATATAGACGAAATTTTGATGGAATATTTGACTGTAGTAGTATAGGTCAAGAGAATATTGTTGTAAAAAAAATTTTTGAAGAAATAAACCCGTTTAGTTCAGAAGTACGCTTAATATTAAAAGAGCATCAATTTAAAGACATTAAAGAATTTTTACCAGTGCTTGATGATGTTCATGTCTCGGCTAATAAGTTTTTAGGTGATATTGAATCTGGATTCATCTTTGGTTATTCAAGGTTAAGAAGTTATTATAAAATTTTAAAAACAGTAATCTTAAAGTATAAAAATGTCTTACAGTGTAGATTGGTATTAAGAAATACGTCTATATATTCAGCACTTATTGATCGAATAACTGTACCAGATTTATTGATGGACGAGCTAAAAACAAGAAATATTTTAACAAGTTTCTTAAAAGAAATACCTGTGATTAATAGTCATGAAAAGAAGTACATCATGATTGAAATTGATCAATTGGTTAATGGTGAAGTTCCATTGTTTACATTTGGTAACTTTGGAACTATTTCAATGACTGACGCAAAAAATTTTATGAGTCTGTACGATTCTATAGATTTTAAGTTAAATTGTATGTCTGAAGCAGATTTACAATATCAATTAAATCTTCTTAGAGTCAGTTTAAATATTGATAATTACAATTTTTCTCAAGTGCGAAATAATCATCTTGAAGCAGATGTTAAAAAATTAGTAAGAGAGTCAATCTTTAGTGATACACCGCCGTATGCTCTTACCCTTCAGAAAGATCCTAATGGGAATTACATATATGGAGAATCTAATTTGGGATTGTATGAAGGGAAGTTAGGATTGTTATTATCTTACGATGAATTGGAAGAAATATTTGATTTAAAAGTTATTGAACAACAAATTATCAATTCAAAAGACGTAGGCCTAATTGATGGCTATGCTTCATTATTGCTTTATAAAAATTTAAGCAATTCTCCAATAAAAGAAGATGATATAATTCCCAATTTAGACTTTACTGAATTTGATATAATTGATGGAGTCGGTGGTTTAATTTTACAAAAATATTTGATATTTTTGAAAAATCCAAAATTTGTAGATATTGCTGAATTAAAGAAGTTAGGAGAAGTTTTTCTAGAATTAACAAAAGACCAGGAACAGTTTAAAGTGGGGTTTGCACATGGGTTTACTGGTATAAAAGTTATTTATAAAATATGTTCTCTTGTTTTACCAGATAATTCAGAGTTTGCTAATAGATTTAAATACTTTGAGAGTCGGGATAATATTATGTTATACCCTGGATCGGGATGGTGCAACGGTTTGACAGGATATCTTGTTTCTGAATATATTTTATTTAAAATAAGTAACGACTCTAAATATCTTGATAAAGTGTTATCTAATATTGATTATCTAATGAATAAGTTAAGTGAGACTGAGGATTATTCATTATGCCATGGATTTTTAGGCGGATTGGATTTCTTTCAAGTATTGAATCAAGATAATTTACTTTCTGACGAGTATCAGAAGAAACTGAAAATGTTGGAGGAAACCTTAATTTTTAAGTCCAATCACAATAACATTCTGAAAAAAGATATATCGCTATTTACAGGAATATCAGGATTTCTCTACTATCTCAAACGAAAAAAAAACACTTAG
- a CDS encoding type A2 lanthipeptide — translation MMNNTNPEIYVQTATDQEIALLVGGAGSGLVKTLTKDCPGFLSNICVNIGFISGCKNC, via the coding sequence ATGATGAATAATACTAATCCGGAAATTTATGTTCAAACTGCAACTGATCAAGAAATTGCATTATTAGTCGGTGGTGCTGGAAGTGGGCTTGTTAAGACTTTAACCAAAGATTGCCCAGGCTTTTTATCAAATATCTGTGTAAACATTGGATTCATCTCTGGTTGTAAAAACTGTTAA
- a CDS encoding HNH endonuclease family protein — protein sequence MFFSSAIFQEKVVDGATLGTGTALYGYSNMIEAEQDIIYGSLGDTKSFAVNPIRDTIFLGNNQLYHQTGQIFSIGSSIIAPIGQTGSVVKGLAQFGGGALGAWGGGELGYHGAKLLGASDSQANAAKFLTSMAGASAGSSLAGKFSLNKLNTKTPNEIPHSTSTPPLDVLDEPVKVNTFDSWDDMKNAHKGTVTKFVQDNKPKGSPVVRDWFNKKNGTLTIEEFADGSQVWKYTNSDGVTVPYSLKEVNGQMVHVVDFPEEVMYHGDRDLATVSIKQFTGDRALDRRLAVEEFAKQGIDDLTGYAIHHDYKNGILQLVDIDIHSQFSHYGGFYYLK from the coding sequence TTGTTTTTCAGCTCTGCTATTTTCCAAGAAAAAGTTGTTGATGGTGCAACACTTGGTACAGGTACTGCTTTATATGGCTATTCGAACATGATCGAGGCCGAACAAGATATTATTTATGGCTCTCTAGGCGATACCAAGAGTTTTGCGGTCAATCCTATCCGAGATACCATTTTCTTGGGAAATAACCAACTCTATCATCAAACTGGTCAAATCTTTAGTATCGGTAGTTCCATTATTGCACCAATTGGTCAAACTGGAAGTGTTGTAAAAGGCCTAGCTCAATTTGGTGGAGGTGCTTTGGGGGCATGGGGCGGAGGAGAACTTGGTTATCACGGAGCTAAACTTTTAGGAGCTAGTGACTCACAGGCCAATGCGGCTAAATTTTTAACTAGTATGGCTGGTGCTTCGGCAGGTTCTTCCTTGGCAGGGAAGTTTAGTTTGAATAAACTAAACACTAAAACTCCTAATGAAATTCCGCACTCCACCTCTACTCCCCCGCTAGATGTTCTTGATGAACCTGTCAAAGTAAATACCTTTGATTCTTGGGATGACATGAAGAATGCACATAAGGGAACAGTAACCAAATTTGTTCAAGACAACAAACCTAAAGGTTCTCCAGTAGTCAGAGATTGGTTTAATAAGAAAAACGGAACATTGACGATTGAAGAATTTGCGGACGGTAGTCAAGTCTGGAAATATACTAATTCTGATGGTGTAACTGTTCCATATTCTTTAAAAGAAGTTAATGGTCAAATGGTGCATGTGGTTGATTTCCCAGAAGAGGTTATGTATCATGGCGACAGGGATCTTGCCACAGTTTCTATTAAACAATTTACAGGAGATAGAGCATTAGACAGGCGTTTAGCTGTAGAAGAATTTGCAAAGCAAGGAATTGATGATTTGACTGGTTATGCAATACATCATGATTATAAAAATGGTATTTTACAGTTGGTCGATATAGATATTCATTCACAGTTCTCTCATTATGGTGGATTTTATTATTTGAAGTAG